From Candidatus Kaelpia aquatica, a single genomic window includes:
- a CDS encoding glycosyltransferase, translating into MGNAIEIILPVYNEQDILERNVLKIKAFLEEHKFDFLITIIDNGSTDKTFDVAKNLEKRFSSILTFKLNTKGRGRALRFRITNSIWPVIGYMDIDLSADLHYFLEMYGQIKVGNDIVIGSRLINPSLVTRSFLRRFLSKGYNALVRGVLKLPCFDCQCGFKIFRREAALSLLYLVENNNWFFDTELLFYAYRRRLKIKEIAIIWNERKKTKVKLFKTVIEDIKGILRLALNDKL; encoded by the coding sequence AAATAATACTACCCGTTTACAATGAGCAGGACATACTGGAAAGAAATGTCTTAAAGATAAAAGCATTTTTAGAAGAACATAAATTCGACTTTTTAATAACTATAATAGACAACGGATCCACTGATAAGACATTCGATGTTGCTAAAAATTTAGAGAAACGATTTTCTAGCATACTTACTTTTAAGTTAAATACAAAAGGAAGGGGTAGGGCATTAAGATTCCGGATAACCAATTCTATCTGGCCGGTTATAGGATATATGGATATAGATTTATCTGCAGACCTGCATTATTTTTTAGAGATGTATGGTCAGATTAAAGTGGGAAATGATATCGTTATTGGCTCCAGGCTGATTAATCCTTCCTTGGTAACCCGTTCATTTCTCAGAAGATTTTTATCAAAAGGTTATAATGCATTGGTCAGGGGTGTATTAAAACTGCCTTGTTTTGATTGCCAGTGCGGATTCAAAATATTTAGACGCGAAGCCGCTCTTTCTTTATTATACCTTGTCGAAAATAACAATTGGTTTTTTGATACAGAATTACTGTTTTATGCCTATAGGCGGCGATTAAAGATCAAAGAAATAGCTATAATATGGAATGAGAGAAAAAAGACGAAAGTAAAATTATTTAAAACTGTAATCGAAGATATCAAAGGTATTTTAAGATTGGCATTAAATGATAAATTGTAG